DNA from Thermomicrobiales bacterium:
CAGCAGGCGGGATCGCCTCATGGCGATGGACAGGCCGGGTCCTGTCCGAACGCACGCTTAGAGCGCGGTTCTCTCGCTCAGCACGCTTCATAGCTTGAAGATCCGCGGGTCTCGACGCGGTGAGGGGCTATGGACCGCGGCGGTCGTCGGAGGAGATGACGCCGTCGGACAGGGTGACAACGCGGTCGGCAAGGCCGATGAGGATCGGGTCGTGGGTAGCGACGAGGGCGGTGACGCCTTCGCTGCGGACCAGTGCGCGGATGAGTTGCATGATCGTGCGGCCGGTTTGCGAGTCGAGCTGGCCGGTCGGCTCGTCAGCGAGCAGGATGTCGGGGGCGTTGGCGAGGGCGCGGGCGATGGCGACGCGCTGCTGCTCACCGCCGGAGAGTTCGTGCGGGCGGTGACGCGCGCGATCGCCGAGGCCGACGAGCTCCAGCAGGACGCGGACGCGCTCGTCGCGGCGGGCGACGGGAGCCTGGGCGAGGCGGAGCGGCACTTCGACATTTTCGGCAGCTGTGAGGATCGGGATGAGGCCGAAGGCCTGGAAGATGAAACCGATCCGGTGGCGGCGCAGCTCGATCAGGCCGCTCTCGGGGAGCTCTGAAACGACCATGCCGTCGATGGTGACCTGGCCCTCGGTTGGCCG
Protein-coding regions in this window:
- a CDS encoding ABC transporter ATP-binding protein; this translates as MSDANERWRPPSQRSRSSSPFVTQEEDREPFGTRPASERRASTTDLLQPVIRIEGITRDYPMGESVVRALRGVDLTIGRGELVALQGRSGSGKTTLLNIIGGLDRPTEGQVTIDGMVVSELPESGLIELRRHRIGFIFQAFGLIPILTAAENVEVPLRLAQAPVARRDERVRVLLELVGLGDRARHRPHELSGGEQQRVAIARALANAPDILLADEPTGQLDSQTGRTIMQLIRALVRSEGVTALVATHDPILIGLADRVVTLSDGVISSDDRRGP